The region CCAGACTGACAGAGGATGTCCTGCCTTTTGCAGCGATGACTGGAAGTCCTACCTCTCATGGACGTGCTAGTGCTGAACATGGACACGTGGATTAAAGACCCAAGATAGGCTGTTTTTTGTTTCAATTacagactctgtttttgttgctcttctgtttttttttctgtttctgttttctgtttcttctgtttgttaagaAATTCTTGTTAAATTTGTAAACAAAAAAACTTGTAACTTTTTGAATTGGcttagcagtgggtcacccccctgaatctggtctgcttgaggtttcttcctcattaccaCCAGATGGAGTTTCTCTTTACcacctgttgcctgtgtgcttgctcggggagtgtgtgtgtgtgtgtgtgggggggggtggtaaggttaaaccttactcatgtgaagcgccttgaattgAATTATCTTGTGGACAAAGACAATTTGTTTGTTCACAGTATTATCTTGTATACACAAGATGGTCTTGTGTGGCAGGTTCTTGTCTCGTGCATAAGATAATTACGCAATTGCACAAGTTATCTTGTGTGCACAATCattacagtgtgaaaaagatgtaTTTTCTTGTTTGCAGACacaattctatcattctaacaaGTTATCTTTTGTGCACTTAATAGTTGTCTGATTATTGGGTGCACAAGATAATAATAATTATCACACATGATAATTACAGTGTGGAAACAAGTTAGTATTGTGTGGACAAAGATAATTAAGTATTAAGAACACAATGTTATGTGCACAAGATAGTTATGTGAGGTGGATTCTCGTCTTGTTTGCACAAGATaattatgtggaaaaaagtgatgtGTGCGCACATGATAATTACAGTATGGGTAAAAGTTATTGTTTTGTGCACAGTTACATTGTGCATACAAGATAAATGATCCATTATTGTCTCGTATTATCACAGTAATTATCTTGTGCATACAAGAAAAGAACCTCTCACAAGATAACTATATCTTGTACACAAACACAATTCTGTTGTTGGAACATAGTATTATCTTGCTCATCAAGTTAATTATTATTTGTGAGCACAAAATAATTCATGCGTGACCAACTTATTGTCTTGTCCACATAAGATAATGATCTTGTTCTAATATGATAATTAACTTCTGCACATTTTGTGGTCCTCTATTCTGCAGGTTGCATGTCGTCTAAACAGCTGTCACAAACCTGTAACAGTACATATGATGAGCACCCAAGATAATGGCATGATCCCACAAGATATTTATATTTCTCCCACAAGATAATCAATATCTTGTTCACCACAAGGAAATTATCTTGTGTGAACAAGTTGTGGTAGCAGTTACCCCAAGATTCTACACATAAAACAATAACTTGCTCCCACAACTTACCTTGTGTGCACAAGATAATAACTTGTTCCCATGAGATAATTCATTTGTAAAAATATTGTAACATCACATTTAGAGAATTTAATATTTCAGTGTAACAGAAATAAATTCACTTATCTTGATGATGTGATTGCTGCAGATACTTTCATGGTTTTAATGCTTCAGAATGTCCAATAAAATGTGGCATCATTGGCATCATGCGCTCGGTGGTTCAGAGGAGGCAGTGACGATTGTGTTGATTTATTATTGCTTTCTAGCAGCTCTTTGAGCACGAGAAGAGACAGAAAGCTGATTTATTCTGCAGCAACGTGTCTGAGGTAAACAGAAGTGAACTGTTGCTTAACTGCAGCTGCTCTCTTACGTGGCTGTGGTTTATATGGGTCATGTTGTGCAAAATCTGGTTTTGCTGGCAGCACCGACATGCCCTCAGGgtcagaccccccccccaccaccaccaatccAGTCTTGGGTCAACTCCATATTAAACACCATCTGATGACATTTGGCAAACGTTGCATGTGTGCAAGATTcttgatatatatatactcaacaaaaatataaacgcaacacttttggttttgctcccattttgtatgagatgaactcaaagatctaaaactttttccacatacacaatatcaccatttccctcaaatattgttcacaaaccagtctgaatctgtgatagtgagcacttctccttttctgagataatccatcccacctcacaggtgtgccataccaagatgctgattagacaccatgattagtgcacaggtgtgccttagactgcccacaataaaaggccactctgaaaggtgcagttttgttttattgggggggataccagtcagtatctggtgtgaccaccatttgcctcatgcagtgcaacacatctccttcgcatcatctgtgaagagaacacctctccaacgtgccaaacggcagcgaatgtgagcatttgcccactcaaatcggttacgacgacgaactggagtcaggtcgagaccccgatgaggacgacgagcatgcagatgagcttccctgagacggtttctgacagtttgtgcagaaattctttggttatgcaaactgattgttccagcagctgtctgagtggctggtctcagacgatcttggaggtgaacatgctggatgtggaggtcctgggctggtgtggttacacgtggtctgcggttgtgaggctggttggatgtactgccaaattctctgaaacacctttggagacggcttatggtagagaaatgaacattcaatacacgagcaacagctctggttgacattcctgctgtcagcatgccaattgcacgctcccttaaatcttgcgacatctgtggcatcgtgctgtgtgataaaactgcacctttcagagtggccttttattgtgggcagtctaaggcacacctgtgcactaatcatggtgtctaatcagcatcttgatatggcacacctgtgaggtgggatggattatctcagcaaaggagaagtgctcactatcacagatttagactggtttgtgaacaatatttgagggaaatggtgatattgtgtatgtggaaaaagttttagatctttgagttcatctcatacaaaatgggagcaaaaccaaaagtgttgcgtttatatttttgttgagtgtatatatatataatggctcAAACAGTGATGGTGACCCCTTCCACTGTATTCTCAAGCGGCAGCTTTCCCGTGTCAGTTAATGGATAACTCCGGCATGAGTGAGAGTTTATTCTGCGTGCCACTGGTCAAGGATCGACATACAAACAGCACCCAGGAGACTCCCGGATGAGCGAGGACGCCGCTGTTTTTGGACTAGCACAGCAGGACCAATGCCTCTAGGCGAGACCAACAGTGTCGAGAATCCTGAAGCTTCCATCAGAGGAACGCCTGATGACGTGGCTCACACGCTGCCACCCTTCCTACCCAATCCTCACCAATTTAGGACAGATGGCACGCTGGATGGCAAAAAGACAGGAGCCGCCCTGCTGTTCTCTGGACTGTTCCTGTCCCTGGCGGGTGTCACCTTCACCGCCATGGGCTGGCAGCACTTCCAGCACAGTCCCAACTTTGAGTGGACCCTGTTGTTGGGTCCTATCCTCATTTCTGTTGGAGGCATTTTTGTGCTGAGCAGTGTTTGCAAGTTTGGTATTTTCTCCTGCAGCTTCTGTAGACAGTGGGAGGAAGAAGTAGTTGTAATTCCCGTGATGGAGCAAACCTCAGCGGGACATTCTTTTACGGTTAGTAGCATCAGTCAGCCGATCATCCCAACCACAGCCGTGCTGCTTATGCCGCCGCCGTATAACTTTGTAGTCCAGGAAGTGGGCTCGGCCAGTGAGCCTCAGTCTGGCCTTCCGCCGCAGTACGACACCGTGTGCTATGTGGAAAACACTGCTTCCACAGCAGAAGTCAGTTCGGAACCGGAACGCACAAGCCACAGGTAGGGATCAGGGACCCAAACTAGTGCTTAAACTTACTTGTCTGTATGTATCCCTCTATTATGAGTCACAGGTGGCTCATACCATTAAGAACAAGCACAATTTTAAACACTTAAGCCAAAAACTAAGAGGATAACATACAAAGAACCATTAGACAAACAATGACAATAACAGTAACAGTGACAAATATGACAAAAAATGTCTAAAAACTGTGGAAAGTGAAATATAAATGAtacgaagaaaaaaaaatcctaaacaaGCAAAGGAAAATCAATTTAAGTAGGGGAGAGAAAAATATGAATGTGTATAATTTTACATGGATTACAGAGTGAACAAAAGCTGTAtctcaattcaggggctgcatccttcgaAGGCTGCATTCGTTGACTGCATGCGTCATAGCGGCACAACAAGGCTGTAGATGCAGCTGACATAGGGAATCTTCTTACCCCCCAAAATGAAGGCTACAACAGTTgtaggcactttttttttttttttttttagtgagtcaagtttaattcattaaaaaaaaaaacaacagcaacaaaccaatccaatccaactttatttatagagcacaataAAGTTGATAAAGTGCTTTCCAAATAagacattaataaaatacaacacagataaaacaaacaacaaaaaaaaatttgtaaaaaagTGACCAACATGACTAGAACATGAACAATTTTGAAATGCCTCAGAGAAAAGACGTGTTTTTAAGCGAGACTTCAAAACCTCTAGTGAAGGACCCAGTCTAACATCCGAAGGCAACTCATTCCATAGTTTGGGGGCCACCACAGCAAAAGCTCagtcacaaataaacaaacaaataaacaacaccCCCCGCTGCCTTTCTCAAAGGGATTCTTACTGGACTGGATGCGTTTTGATCTCTTCATAAACAGGGTGCAGAGCCGATtcatcagtgcagcttttgaggaAATCAGTGTGGAGAAGCTGCACTCCACAGCCTCACacaaacctgttttcatgttaagTGTGTTGTAATGTGTTATTGAAATATGTAACAAGTATAATAATACTGAAAATCTATTAGTAATGCCTTACATTACTGTGTTACAGCAAAAAGTAATTCATTACTGTAATTTCATTATGTTTATCGCACCTTACTCCCATCACTGCTAAACTATGGGTTACGCCCACTCCGCTAGATTGTCACGTGCAGTTGCCAGTGCTTCTATGCAGGGCTGGGATAAGCTACTGACATATATGCAAGATGCTCCATGGGCTAGACCAGAGATCTTCAAGTCATTCCAGAAAGagttgagagggtgcaggttttgttttcgttgcactgattaactgattccatctgctctatgtgatgttaatcagtgatatcacctggtggagtgggtggttggaaagaaaacctgcaccctcttgaatGAGTTGAAGAGACCTGGGCGAGACCATCTCATTTCAGAACAGCTGGTTCCACCCGTGTGGTTTTGGAAGGCCAGATGCAGCCTTTAAAGGATGCGGCCTCTGAATTGAGACAAAGCCATAGATAATGTGATGACATTTGTGAGTCATGAATGCCAGTGAGGAATTGCATCCATGCCACGTAGCCCCAGAACTGCAGGTGTGGCTACATGGGCACATGGAGGGCCTTGGAGTCAAGGTAGCAGCATAGGGCAGAGAAACCAAACCAATACAATCGATATCCTGTGCTTTCAGGAGGTAAGAAGTGACCATTAGGACAACATCGCAGCCGCCCAGCAAGAGGATGTACACAACCACCATGAAGGTGGGTGGGAGGAAACCCTACGAACATGTGATGTAGGACCCAAACACCTGCCTTCAACATCAGACACGCCTCAGAATCTCATGAGGAGAACAGACCATTGCACCTTCTGAGACCATCTACTGGGGCGAGCGTGGGCAATCCCAGTCTGCTGCTTCAGCTTTTGTGAGCAagaacaaatggactgcatttatatagtgcttttccatctgctttacaattatacctcacattcaccccgatgtcagggtgctgccatacaaggcgctcactacacaccgggagcaataggggattaaaggccttgctcaagagcccttagtgattttccagtcaggtggggatttgaacccatgatcttctggactcaagcccaacaccttaaccactagatcatcacctcctcaAGAACAAACCTCCAAGACGTGATGTTTTTGTTCTGCAGGAGTCCTCCTCTGCTTCAGCATGCTCTTATGATAAACACGTGGCTTTAGATGACAGGTACATGTGTCAGCGTTAAAATAATCCATAATCCATCATCTGCAGGCTTTGGATCCCTGTGCCGAAAAGTATGACTCTTTACCCAGCATGCAACATGCTGACCTGAGTAGCAGACCAGAGTTAATCTTCAGCGCCTTTGGAAATTTACAGCTTCTCACAGTGTTCATTAGAAACTTTTTCGCCACAGCTTGTTTCTTATTAACCACATCAGATTACTTTGTGCTCAGACAGAACAGTTTTTGGcactaatatacaacccctggcaaaaattatggaatcaccagcctcggaggatgttcattcagttgtgtaattttgtagaaaaaaagcagatcacagacatgacacaaaactaaagtcatttcaaatggcaactttctggctttaagaaacactataagaaatcaggaaaaaaaattgtggcagtcagtaacagttacttttttagaccaagcagagggaaaaaaatatggactcactcaattctgaggaataaatgatggaatcatgaaaaacaaaagaacgctccaacacatcactagtattttgttgcaccacctctggcttttataacagcttgcagtctctgaggcatggacttaatgagtgacaaacagtactcttcatcaatctggctccaactttctctgattgctgttgccagatcagctttgcaggttggagccttgtcatggaccattttcttcaacttccaccaaagattttcaattggattaagatccggactatttgcaggccaagacattgaccctatgtgtctttttgcaagaaatgttttcacagtttttatggcaagatgcattatcatcttgaaaaatgatttcatcatccccaaacatcctttcaattgatgggataagaaaagtgtccaaaatatcaacgtaaacttgtgcatttattgatgatgtaatgacagtcatctccccagtgcctttacctgacttgcagccccatatcatcaatgactgtggaaatttacatgttcaattcaggcagtcatctttataaatctcaatggaacggcaccaaacaaaagttccagcatcatcaccttgcccaatgcagattcgagattcatcattgaatatgactttcatccagtcatccacagtccacgattgcttttccttagcccattgtaaccttgtttttttctgtttaggtgttaatgatggctttcgtttagcttttctgtatgtaaatcccatttcctttaggcggtttcttacagttcagtcacagacattgactccagtttcctcccattcgttcctcatttgttttgttgtgcattttcgatttttgagaaatattgctttaagttttctgtcttgacgctttgatgtcttccttgctttaccagtatgtttgcctttaacaaccttcccatgttgtttgcatttggtccagagtttagacacagctgactgtgaacaaccaacatcttttgcaacattgcgtgatgatttaccctcttttaagagtttgataatcctctcctttgtttcaattgacatctctcgtgttggagccatgattcatgtcagtccacttggtgcaacagctctccaaggtgtgatcactcctttttagatgcagactaacgagcagatctgatttgatgcaggtgttagttttggagatgaaaatgtacagggtgattccataatttattcctcagaattgagtccatatttttttccctctgcttggtctaaaaaagtaactgttactgactgccacaattatttttcctgatttcttatagtgtttcttaaagccacaaagttgccatttgaaatgactttagttttgtgtcatgtctgtgatctgctttttttctacaaaattaaacaactgaatcaacatcctctgaggccggtgattccataatttttgccaggggttgtacagatGTTTACATGAATCATCACACTTTCAGCCTTTTTACTCACTTTTAGATTTGGAGGCGAAAACAAACGAGTGGATGACAGAGCTGCTGTGGAAATGTGATGATAGAATTACAGAGGATACCACACGGAAATATGGGTAATATTTGGAAAATTGTGCCCACAattgtgcaatttggtgcattctgataGGAGGAGATCACTGTGAACATTTAGCTTTTCCTACTGCAAAAACATCAGTGGGCTATCATTTCCATTAAAAGacccttcagctgttcccttgttttcactcagcgtCACTACAGCAAATCtgcctgttgatttggcacaagttttacaccggatgcccttcatggcacaactccacattacatggagaaatgagacaggggtggggtttgaacccaggAACCTTCCAGCCtgaaaccacttggccatcacccttGTGCTGTGCTAGCTTTCCATTGTCACCTCATATTAATACTACAGTATATAATGGAACAAAGTGTTCCAAAAGTTAGTTCTGGTGACCATCAGAACTTTAGTTTGGGAAAAGGAAACTGACAAGTTtgtttcaagctacatgtaacatCACCTAATTTCCACCATGCATATGTCAGCCACTTCCAGTACCTGGGGGTGGATGATCTCGTCCAACCGTTCTCTTCAGCCTGAGATCAACGTGAGGATTGTGAGGCTGTGGGAGTGATGTCCAAGCTCCACAACA is a window of Thalassophryne amazonica chromosome 17, fThaAma1.1, whole genome shotgun sequence DNA encoding:
- the tmem174 gene encoding transmembrane protein 174, with product MPLGETNSVENPEASIRGTPDDVAHTLPPFLPNPHQFRTDGTLDGKKTGAALLFSGLFLSLAGVTFTAMGWQHFQHSPNFEWTLLLGPILISVGGIFVLSSVCKFGIFSCSFCRQWEEEVVVIPVMEQTSAGHSFTVSSISQPIIPTTAVLLMPPPYNFVVQEVGSASEPQSGLPPQYDTVCYVENTASTAEVSSEPERTSHR